A window of the Fusarium poae strain DAOMC 252244 chromosome 3, whole genome shotgun sequence genome harbors these coding sequences:
- the RPL38 gene encoding 60S ribosomal protein L38 (BUSCO:60640at5125), whose protein sequence is MPQEVADIKKFIEICRRKDASSARIKKNKQTNNIKFKVRCQKNLYTLVLKDNDKAEKLKQSLPPNLQLTDVSSKKKSA, encoded by the exons ATGCCTCAAGAGGTCGCTGATATTAAGAAG TTCATTGAGATCTGCCGTCGGAAGGACGCCTCCT CCGCCCggatcaagaagaacaagcagACCAACAACATTAAGTTCAAGGTCCGCTGCCAGAAGAACCTCTACACCCTGGTTCTCAAGGACAACGACAAggccgagaagctcaagcagAGCCTTCCCCCCA ACCTGCAACTCACCGACGTCTctagcaagaagaagtctgCTTAA